One genomic window of Caenorhabditis elegans chromosome I includes the following:
- the F36A2.3 gene encoding Malate dehydrogenase (Confirmed by transcript evidence): MTIKDKREFNETDEIVISKEKLDSFVLECLAKAGCTGDHAQQLAETLLCSDYRGHYSHGINRLHIYVHDLMMKSTAVTGTPQVLKSKGSTAWVDGNNLLGPVVGNFCMQLAVEKAKEFGIGWVVCRNSNHFGIAGWYADFACRNGLVGMAFTNTSPCVFPTGSREKSLGSNPICMAAPGMEGDSFFLDMASTTVAYGKIEVVDRKGETYIPGSWGADKNGDETHNPKEVLDGGGLQPLGGSEITGGYKGTGLCMMVEVLCGIMGGSAFGKNIRQWQTTSKTADLGQCFVAIDPECFAPGFSNRLQEFCDETRNLNPINPSRPPQVPGDPERAHMNMCDDLGGIVYKKKQLDHLKNLADRLGVIMRLVDEKPQ, encoded by the exons ATGACTATTAAAGACAAAAGAGAATTCAATGAAACAGATGAAATTGTGATCAGCAAGGAAAAG CTCGACAGTTTTGTTCTCGAGTGTCTTGCCAAAGCGGGATGTACCGGAGATCATGCTCAACAACTGGCTGAGACTTTATTATGCTCTGATTACAG AGGTCACTATTCTCATGGAATCAATCGACTTCACATCTATGTTCATGACTTAATGATGAAATCCACTGCTGTCACAG gAACACCACAAGTTCTGAAATCAAAGGGAAGTACTGCATGGGTTGATGGAAATAATCTTCTTGGTCCAGTTGTTGGCAACTTTTGTATGCAATTGGCTGTTGAAaag GCCAAAGAGTTTGGAATCGGATGGGTAGTATGCCGTAATTCAAATCATTTTGGTATTGCTGGATGGTATGCTGACTTTGCTTGTCGGAATGGTTTAGTG GGAATGGCTTTTACCAATACATCTCCATGTGTATTTCCGACTGGATCACGTGAGAAGTCTCTTGGATCAAATCCGATTTGTATGGCTGCACCTGGAATGGAAGGAGATTCGTTCTTTTTGGATATGGCTTCGACTACTGTAGCTTACGGAAAA attgaaGTTGTTGATCGTAAAGGAGAAACGTATATTCCTGGAAGCTGGGGTGCTGATAAAAATGGAGATGAGACACATAATCCAAAGGAAGTTCTTGATGGAGGTGGTCTTCAACCATTGGGAGGATCTGAGATCACTGGAGGATATAAAG GAACTGGACTTTGTATGATGGTTGAAGTTCTTTGTGGTATTATGGGTGGTTCAGCATTCGGAAAAAACATTCGTCAATGGCAGACAACTAGTAAAACAGCGGACTTG GGACAATGTTTTGTTGCCATCGACCCAGAGTGCTTTGCTCCAGGATTTTCCAATCGTCTTCAAGAATTCTGTGATGAAACTCGCAACCTTAACCCAATAAACCCATCAAGACCACCACAAGTACCTGGAGATCCAGAGAGAGCTCACATGAATATGTGTGATGATTTGGGAGGAATTGTTTATAAAAAGAAACAACTTGATCATTTG aaaaatcttgCGGATCGCCTTGGCGTCATAATGAGACTCGTTGACGAAAAGCCTCAATAA
- the F36A2.2 gene encoding tRNA-dihydrouridine(16/17) synthase [NAD(P)(+)] (Confirmed by transcript evidence): MDGETAPEGYVVEKCGESEANEEEQTTIPENVDPLQIFRMPKRMTLPEKQKNSDETIEKNLRFWKETLENQRITKVLAPMVDQSELAFRMFTRKYGAQLTFTPMIHAHLFVNDGTYRRNSLALVKADRPLVVQFCANKVDTFLAACRLVEDVCDGVDLNLGCPQMVAKRGRYGSWLQDEVDLICEMVSAVRDYCRLPISCKIRVRDDRQQTVEYAKRLVDAGATMLTVHGRTRDMKGAETGLADWSRIRDVVEAVGSRVPVMANGNIQFPGDVERCMQATGAVAIMSAEGLLYNPLIFDDANAHVDTWKIAAEYLEYAKKFNAGTSAIRAHVFRICHHSLLEYEDLRMRVSLEHRIEDFENIVEELAKRAKSDAEAGKNREVEARTLFENIRNGILMNAIEVSKQPHWISKPYFRLKEVAKESIVGEGEKTFREKQKEKLAQTAKEMGVSMKQARKRERRQLSGARILEAKKIKFPPCARCGQPAGQGCANSKCKKCCRYQSKHELLDCKPHRYLFASQPPAVSAEN, from the exons acaattcctGAAAATGTGGACCCTCTTCAAATCTTCCGAATGCCAAAACGAATGACACTTCCCGAAAAGCAGAAAAACTCCGATGAAACCATTGAAAAGAATCTTCGATTTTGGAAAGAAACACTCGAAAATCAACGGATCACAAAAGTTCTAGCGCCGATGGTTGATCAAAG tgaattaGCATTTCGAATGTTCACAAGGAAATACGGAGCCCAATTGACATTTACTCCAATGATTCATGCACATTTATTTGTCAATGATGGAACTTATCGAAGAAATTCACTAGCATTGGTTAAAGCAGATAGACCATTGGTTGTGCag ttctgtGCTAATAAAGTTGATACATTTCTCGCCGCTTGTCGTCTCGTCGAAGATGTTTGTGATGGTGTAGATCTTAACCTGGGATGTCCACAAATGGTTGCAAAACGAGGAAGATATGGATCCTGGCTTCAAGACGAAGTTGATTTGATTTGTGAGATGGTATCAGCTGTtagggattactgtagactACCGATTTCCTGTAAGATACGAGTTAGAGATGATAGACAACAGACAGTAGAATATGCAAAGAGATTGGTTGATGCAGGTGCAACAAT GTTAACTGTTCACGGTAGAACTCGAGATATGAAAGGAGCTGAAACAGGTTTAGCTGATTGGAGTCGTATTCGAGATGTTGTTGAAGCTGTTGGATCAAGAGTTCCAGTTATGGCTAATGGAAATATTCAG ttcccCGGTGACGTTGAACGATGTATGCAGGCTACTGGAGCCGTTGCAATTATGTCTGCAGAAGGACTTCTTTACAATCCTCTAATCTTTGAT GATGCAAATGCTCATGTAGACACGTGGAAAATCGCTGCAGAATATCTAGAATATGCCAAAAAGTTTAATGCAGGAACTAGTGCTATTCGGGCTCatgtttttagaatctgccatCACAG TCTCTTAGAATATGAAGATCTCCGGATGCGAGTATCCTTAGAACATCGTAtcgaagattttgaaaatattgttgaaGAACTTGCAAAGAGAGCAAAATCAGACGCAGAAGCAGGGAAAAATCGAGAAGTTGAAGCaagaacactttttgaaaatattcg aaaCGGAATACTAATGAATGCAATAGAAGTTTCAAAGCAACCCCATTGGATTTCAAAACCATACTTCAGATTGAAAGAG GTTGCAAAAGAATCGATTGTCGGAGAAGGAGAAAAGACTTTCCGAGAGAAACAGAAGGAAAAGCTTGCACAGACTGCAAAGGAAATGGGCGTATCTATGAA ACAAGCTCGTAAACGAGAACGTCGGCAACTATCAGGAGCCCGGATCCTTGAAGCAAAGAAGATCAAGTTCCCTCCATGTGCCCGTTGTGGACAACCTGCTGGACAAGGATGTGCTAATagcaaatgcaaaaaatgttgtagaTATCAGAGTAAACACGAATTATTGGATTGTAAAC CTCATCGCTATCTCTTCGCTAGTCAACCTCCTGCTGTCAGCGCTGAAAACTGA